In Halobacillus amylolyticus, the following proteins share a genomic window:
- the refZ gene encoding forespore capture DNA-binding protein RefZ, with product MMNRQNSTRQKVLDVACQLFYSQGFSGTSVRDIANRAKVNVSLIHYYFKSKQGLFESLAIHYFEPYLEIIEQEVNTNAEQNLESLVKRILHYKQEHYQLSCLVNRELTLNTVFAREMLVTYLAKENHLLTKLLFNKTNKLEITYREKLCLVQLKGLLNAPFVMPLEFQESLHSDTSIAHFIDVYSSLMMDRKALKAKRVFSV from the coding sequence ATGATGAACCGTCAAAATTCAACAAGACAAAAGGTGTTAGATGTCGCATGCCAATTATTTTACAGTCAAGGGTTCAGCGGGACATCCGTTCGAGATATCGCCAATCGTGCAAAGGTTAACGTATCATTGATTCATTACTACTTTAAAAGTAAACAAGGGCTGTTCGAATCACTAGCTATTCATTATTTTGAACCCTACCTTGAAATAATCGAACAAGAGGTTAATACAAATGCGGAACAAAATTTAGAATCATTAGTGAAAAGAATTTTACATTATAAGCAGGAACATTATCAACTTTCTTGTTTGGTCAATCGAGAGTTAACATTAAATACAGTATTTGCCAGAGAAATGCTGGTAACCTATTTAGCTAAAGAAAACCATTTGCTCACAAAGCTTTTATTTAACAAAACGAACAAGCTTGAGATCACATATAGAGAAAAATTGTGCTTAGTCCAGCTTAAGGGGTTATTAAATGCACCGTTCGTTATGCCACTAGAATTTCAAGAGTCGCTGCACTCGGATACATCGATAGCTCATTTTATTGATGTGTACAGTTCCCTTATGATGGATCGTAAAGCGTTAAAAGCAAAACGAGTCTTTAGCGTATGA
- the hisJ gene encoding histidinol-phosphatase HisJ, producing the protein MIDGHIHSPYCPHGTSDSLESYVEQAIKTGYTSMTFTEHAPLPPSFNDPVPTKDSGMNPRLLEAYINNVRNVKKTYESDIEVKVGLEVDYISGFEEETKLFLDEYGRFLDDSILSVHFLPIKKDWYCIDYSASVYREALAASGSPNNLYQLYYDVLVQSISADLGVHKPNRIGHMTLIKKFQQLYEPPVAWEQMAIDFLDHVKEGSMTLDYNGAGMYKEHCKEAYPPLKIARKASAKGIPLIYGSDAHSSSAITQDYDGLDSSLIR; encoded by the coding sequence ATGATTGACGGTCATATTCATTCGCCTTACTGTCCACACGGGACTTCTGACTCCCTTGAATCTTACGTGGAACAAGCAATTAAAACTGGATATACATCTATGACATTTACTGAGCACGCCCCCTTGCCCCCATCCTTTAATGATCCTGTACCAACCAAGGATAGTGGGATGAACCCACGGCTTCTCGAAGCTTATATAAATAATGTGAGAAATGTGAAGAAAACTTACGAATCTGACATTGAGGTTAAGGTCGGGCTCGAGGTTGATTATATTTCAGGCTTTGAGGAGGAAACGAAGCTTTTTTTAGATGAATACGGACGCTTTCTTGACGACAGCATTCTATCTGTTCATTTTTTACCCATAAAGAAGGATTGGTACTGTATTGATTACAGTGCATCTGTATACAGAGAAGCCCTGGCAGCAAGCGGCAGCCCGAACAATTTGTATCAGTTATATTATGATGTTTTAGTTCAATCTATTTCAGCTGATCTAGGAGTCCATAAGCCTAACAGGATTGGTCATATGACACTAATTAAGAAATTCCAGCAGCTTTATGAACCGCCTGTAGCATGGGAACAGATGGCCATAGATTTTTTAGACCATGTGAAAGAAGGTTCAATGACACTTGATTATAATGGAGCGGGGATGTACAAAGAACATTGCAAAGAAGCCTATCCACCACTAAAGATTGCTAGAAAGGCTTCTGCAAAGGGAATTCCACTTATATACGGTTCAGATGCACACAGCAGCTCTGCAATCACACAGGACTATGATGGACTTGATTCTTCTCTCATACGCTAA
- the ezrA gene encoding septation ring formation regulator EzrA has protein sequence MRYFIGGILVLIALIIFGLIWRKKVYDEVDRLEGWKMDIMNRNVTEELSRVKALNLSGQTQERFETWRSRWDEILTRELPDLEEDLFDAEEAADRYRMKRVRKVLNHTEKKLQAVEQDIEEMFNELEVLLDSEKSSRLEIEALAPDLKELKKKLIHNRHQYGKAVRLFESRAEELESDLDKYEEKVEQGNYLEANDLVQSVRDKLVLLSEEAASFPEHLKKTQTELPEQLSELLAGMRDMDEEGYRVSHLGFIPEIENYQEQLKKSVESLEKGDQEGVQALIEEIDTRIQEIYQTLEQEALANTFVEKQRPSFQASLEELDTLLQETNRELDDLQVTYQMESDDLETHRTIDQSMTLLKKKYLNFEKKREDGETSFSELRVELEEFKEQLGELNVKHKSFNERVQTLRKDELEAKNKLAEMEQLILDTHRRLKRSNLPGIPVYFFEEMQKAGEDIDHVFQSLELQPLDMVEVNDKLGAAIEHTQAVNQDAEVLIKKAHLVERLIQYGNRYRSKYPLLAAELLEAENDFRSYRYEEALEKASSAIKEVDPDAFSRIEEGEQVPV, from the coding sequence ATGAGGTACTTCATTGGGGGCATTTTAGTACTGATCGCACTGATCATCTTCGGATTGATCTGGCGAAAGAAAGTATATGATGAAGTCGACCGTTTAGAGGGATGGAAGATGGACATCATGAATCGTAATGTAACAGAAGAATTATCCCGTGTAAAAGCATTAAATCTCTCTGGTCAAACTCAGGAGCGGTTTGAAACGTGGCGTAGTCGCTGGGATGAGATTTTAACTAGAGAACTTCCCGATCTAGAAGAAGACCTGTTTGATGCTGAAGAAGCAGCTGATCGTTATCGGATGAAACGTGTAAGAAAAGTGCTGAATCACACGGAGAAAAAGCTGCAAGCTGTTGAGCAAGATATAGAAGAAATGTTTAATGAGTTAGAAGTGCTGTTAGATTCGGAGAAAAGCAGTCGCTTAGAAATTGAAGCTTTAGCTCCTGACTTAAAAGAATTGAAGAAGAAGCTCATACATAACCGGCATCAATACGGTAAGGCTGTTCGATTGTTTGAATCTAGAGCTGAAGAGCTGGAAAGTGACCTAGATAAGTATGAGGAAAAAGTTGAGCAGGGAAATTATTTGGAAGCAAATGATCTTGTTCAGTCGGTCCGCGATAAACTTGTTCTTTTATCTGAAGAAGCAGCGTCCTTCCCGGAGCATTTAAAGAAAACTCAAACCGAACTTCCTGAACAGTTATCAGAGCTGCTGGCTGGTATGCGAGATATGGACGAGGAAGGCTACCGTGTTTCACACCTTGGTTTTATACCAGAAATAGAGAATTATCAGGAACAACTGAAAAAAAGTGTGGAATCTCTGGAGAAAGGTGATCAAGAAGGCGTTCAAGCGCTGATAGAGGAAATCGATACACGAATTCAGGAAATTTATCAAACACTCGAACAAGAAGCTCTTGCTAACACATTTGTTGAGAAACAGCGTCCCTCCTTCCAGGCATCTCTTGAAGAGTTGGATACGTTGTTACAAGAGACAAACCGAGAGTTAGACGACTTACAGGTGACCTATCAAATGGAGTCTGATGATCTAGAAACCCACCGTACAATAGATCAATCCATGACACTTCTAAAGAAAAAGTACCTAAACTTTGAAAAAAAACGTGAAGATGGGGAAACTTCTTTTTCAGAGCTTCGGGTTGAGCTTGAGGAATTTAAAGAACAGCTAGGCGAGCTTAATGTTAAGCACAAGAGCTTTAACGAACGGGTGCAAACCCTTCGTAAAGATGAGCTTGAAGCTAAAAATAAGTTAGCTGAAATGGAACAGTTGATTCTTGACACTCATCGACGGTTGAAAAGAAGTAATCTACCTGGCATTCCTGTCTATTTTTTCGAGGAAATGCAAAAAGCCGGTGAAGATATTGATCATGTGTTTCAAAGCCTCGAATTACAGCCGTTGGACATGGTGGAAGTGAATGATAAGCTTGGAGCAGCAATCGAACATACACAGGCGGTTAATCAAGATGCCGAAGTTCTTATTAAAAAGGCCCATCTAGTTGAGCGTCTCATTCAATATGGAAACCGCTATCGCAGTAAGTATCCTTTATTAGCTGCAGAACTGCTTGAAGCTGAAAATGATTTCAGATCTTACCGTTACGAGGAAGCTTTAGAAAAAGCTAGTTCAGCAATAAAGGAAGTTGATCCAGATGCATTCAGCCGCATTGAAGAAGGAGAACAAGTACCTGTTTAG
- a CDS encoding cysteine desulfurase family protein — protein MIYLDNSATTKPLPEVLESYMKAATTYYANPSSIHLLGSEAERLLTKSRNMVAAIMGIEANEVLFTSGGTEANNLAIKGIALQHQNRGKHMITTQIEHPSVLEAFRGLEDLGFEVTYLGVDQEGYVDPCDLENTIREDTILVSIMSVNNELGTIQPVQEIGKIAKKYPKLFFHVDHVQGLGKVPMNVGQSNIDLCSVSGHKIHGLKGTGALFVRGNVTLFPLLHGGSQENGKRAGTENLPAVVAFAKALRLIMDKEQNHLPELISLQKYVRHQLSQIDSLLINSPVNSAPHIVNVSLPGFKPEVIIHTLAQRGIYISTKSACSSKQPDVSSVLKACRIDASRTTSSLRISLSYQNTVTEIDQFIQALKEAIVHLKTSMGR, from the coding sequence TTGATTTATTTAGATAATAGCGCGACAACGAAACCATTACCAGAGGTACTGGAAAGTTATATGAAGGCAGCAACGACCTATTATGCTAACCCTTCTTCTATCCACCTTTTAGGAAGTGAAGCGGAAAGACTGCTTACAAAATCACGGAACATGGTGGCTGCTATAATGGGGATCGAGGCTAATGAGGTTCTGTTTACTTCTGGAGGTACGGAAGCTAACAACTTGGCTATTAAAGGAATTGCTCTTCAGCATCAAAATAGAGGAAAGCATATGATTACAACACAGATCGAGCATCCATCGGTATTAGAAGCTTTCCGTGGGCTGGAGGACCTTGGATTTGAGGTGACCTATCTCGGTGTAGATCAGGAAGGTTACGTCGACCCTTGCGATCTCGAAAATACAATACGCGAAGATACCATCTTAGTAAGCATTATGTCAGTTAATAATGAACTTGGGACGATTCAGCCTGTTCAGGAAATCGGGAAGATAGCAAAAAAGTATCCGAAGTTGTTTTTCCACGTTGATCATGTTCAAGGACTTGGAAAAGTACCGATGAATGTTGGGCAGTCAAACATTGATTTGTGCTCAGTATCTGGACATAAAATTCACGGGTTAAAAGGAACAGGGGCATTGTTTGTGCGCGGCAATGTAACCCTGTTTCCGTTGCTGCATGGTGGCAGTCAAGAGAATGGGAAGCGAGCTGGGACAGAGAACTTGCCAGCGGTTGTGGCCTTTGCTAAAGCACTAAGGTTAATTATGGATAAGGAACAAAATCACTTGCCAGAGTTAATTAGTCTTCAAAAATATGTTAGGCACCAGCTTAGTCAAATAGATTCATTGCTTATTAATTCTCCTGTCAATAGTGCTCCACACATCGTAAATGTTTCACTACCTGGATTTAAGCCAGAAGTAATCATTCATACACTAGCCCAGAGAGGAATTTATATTTCTACAAAATCTGCTTGCTCCTCTAAACAACCGGATGTTAGTTCAGTTTTGAAGGCTTGTCGGATAGATGCTTCCCGGACAACTTCATCGTTAAGAATTAGCTTGTCCTATCAAAATACAGTGACAGAAATTGATCAATTCATTCAAGCACTAAAAGAGGCGATTGTTCATTTAAAAACATCGATGGGGAGGTAA
- the thiI gene encoding tRNA uracil 4-sulfurtransferase ThiI → MEFDHILIRYGELFIKGKNRKYFERKLQSNLIKKLKEFNNVRVSKKRDRMYVLLNGEDPYQVMNKCQLVFGIHTLSFAIKVEKDADVIKQAALAALQDSPEARTFKVSAKRADKEFPIRSQDLNQLIGGYVLSNTEGITVNVHHPDVELKVEVRNDAAYITAQDYPGAGGLPVGTTGNSLLLLSGGIDSPVSGYLTLKRGVELEAIHFHSPPYTSERAKQKVLDLASELSKYGNKIKVHIIPFTAIQEKIHRETPEGYSMTIMRRMMMRISAQIAKQQEILSLTTGESLGQVASQTMESMNAINEVTNLPIIRPLAAMDKLEIIGVSRKINTYDLSVLPYEDCCTIFVPKAPKTKPTREKASYYESTVEFSQDIADAIEQSYIVEVNGNEESKDEFEDLL, encoded by the coding sequence ATGGAATTTGATCACATTTTAATTCGCTATGGTGAATTGTTTATAAAAGGGAAAAACAGAAAGTATTTTGAACGTAAACTACAAAGTAATTTAATCAAAAAGTTGAAGGAATTCAACAATGTTCGTGTTTCTAAAAAAAGGGACCGGATGTATGTGCTCCTAAACGGTGAAGATCCTTATCAAGTAATGAATAAGTGTCAGCTAGTCTTTGGAATCCATACCTTAAGTTTTGCAATAAAAGTGGAGAAAGATGCAGATGTAATAAAGCAGGCAGCATTGGCTGCGTTACAAGATTCTCCTGAAGCACGAACATTTAAAGTGTCAGCTAAGCGAGCCGACAAGGAGTTCCCAATCCGCTCGCAAGACTTGAATCAACTGATCGGCGGGTATGTACTCTCAAATACGGAAGGGATCACTGTTAACGTTCATCACCCGGATGTTGAGTTAAAGGTAGAGGTCCGAAATGATGCTGCTTATATAACTGCACAGGATTACCCGGGTGCCGGCGGACTTCCGGTCGGGACAACTGGTAATTCACTGCTCCTTCTTTCAGGGGGGATCGATAGCCCGGTTTCAGGATATTTGACATTGAAGCGGGGCGTGGAGCTTGAAGCCATTCATTTTCATTCTCCCCCCTATACGAGTGAACGTGCCAAGCAAAAGGTGCTGGACCTTGCGAGCGAACTTTCTAAGTACGGGAACAAAATAAAGGTCCATATTATTCCTTTTACCGCTATCCAGGAGAAAATTCACCGTGAGACACCTGAAGGGTACAGTATGACGATTATGCGCAGGATGATGATGAGAATTAGTGCGCAAATAGCTAAGCAACAAGAAATTTTATCTTTGACGACCGGGGAGAGCCTTGGTCAAGTGGCAAGTCAAACGATGGAAAGTATGAATGCCATTAATGAAGTAACGAACTTACCTATTATTCGCCCGTTAGCAGCTATGGATAAGCTTGAAATTATAGGTGTTTCAAGAAAGATTAACACGTATGATCTTTCTGTGCTTCCGTATGAAGACTGTTGCACGATTTTTGTACCGAAAGCTCCGAAAACTAAGCCAACAAGGGAAAAAGCGAGCTATTATGAGTCTACTGTCGAGTTCAGTCAGGATATTGCTGACGCCATTGAGCAATCCTATATCGTGGAAGTAAATGGTAATGAAGAAAGTAAAGACGAGTTTGAGGATTTGCTTTAA
- a CDS encoding amidohydrolase, translating to MKLWYGGKIYTMKTEGEWVEAVISDGGTIVATGQTQDLYTSYQESITEEINLKGAVMYPGFTDSHLHIIGHGERLMRLDLSFMKSAEEVKQALSLHAEQLDKGDWIIGEGWNENQWEDKRIIHKDELDELTSNHPIVLTRVCRHALLANSKAMELAGVNRQTPDPQGGVIVRDGQLEPMGYFHDQAQDLIKQAMPEVTLEYLRKATGLAVSDMHAHGLVGGHSEDLNYYGGFKKTYDAFTEVINGDDVKFRAHLLVHNGVLEDMDEEGLGFKKGTEFVELGAVKIFTDGALGGRTAWLADDYADDEGNRGVAIYTEDQLKEIVLKARKRNMPIAVHAIGDAATEAIANVIMEYPLQTGERDRIIHAQILSPGLIDKLKRLNVILDIQPTFVASDFPWVMDRLGHVRLKTSYSWKTLLDAGIVCAGGSDAPIEEINPLLGIRAAVDRRASYDNQVYQTEERLSVYEAISLYTKGSAYAIGREDLQGMIETNFVADFTILDRDLFALKPHELADAMVTMTVVDGEIMYQRV from the coding sequence ATGAAGTTATGGTATGGCGGTAAAATATATACGATGAAAACGGAGGGGGAATGGGTTGAGGCAGTTATTTCTGATGGTGGAACAATTGTAGCTACAGGACAGACTCAAGACCTTTATACTTCCTACCAAGAGTCTATCACGGAGGAAATCAATTTAAAAGGGGCCGTGATGTACCCTGGTTTTACGGATAGTCACCTTCATATCATCGGCCACGGGGAAAGGCTTATGCGGCTTGATTTATCTTTTATGAAGTCAGCTGAAGAGGTGAAGCAAGCCTTAAGCCTTCATGCTGAACAGCTAGATAAAGGTGACTGGATCATTGGTGAAGGTTGGAATGAAAATCAGTGGGAAGATAAACGCATCATACATAAAGATGAGTTAGATGAGCTGACAAGCAACCATCCGATCGTGCTCACAAGAGTATGTCGCCATGCTTTGCTAGCCAATTCAAAAGCAATGGAGCTTGCTGGAGTGAATAGGCAGACGCCTGATCCTCAAGGTGGTGTGATCGTACGTGACGGCCAACTCGAACCAATGGGTTACTTTCATGATCAAGCACAGGATTTAATTAAGCAGGCAATGCCTGAGGTTACTCTAGAATACTTAAGAAAAGCGACAGGGCTTGCTGTTAGTGATATGCATGCTCATGGTCTGGTTGGAGGTCATAGCGAAGATCTTAATTATTACGGTGGCTTTAAAAAGACTTATGATGCCTTTACTGAGGTGATTAATGGGGATGACGTTAAGTTTCGGGCTCACCTGCTCGTGCATAATGGAGTACTGGAGGATATGGATGAAGAGGGTTTAGGGTTTAAGAAAGGTACGGAATTTGTGGAGCTTGGCGCTGTGAAAATTTTCACTGATGGAGCACTTGGCGGCAGAACAGCGTGGTTGGCTGATGATTATGCTGACGATGAGGGAAATCGAGGTGTGGCCATCTATACAGAGGACCAACTGAAAGAAATTGTCCTTAAGGCGCGCAAACGGAACATGCCTATCGCTGTGCATGCTATTGGAGATGCTGCAACGGAAGCGATTGCCAATGTTATTATGGAATATCCTCTCCAAACAGGTGAAAGAGATCGGATTATTCATGCCCAAATTTTAAGCCCAGGACTGATAGATAAATTAAAGAGGCTGAATGTTATTCTTGATATCCAGCCTACTTTTGTTGCTTCAGATTTTCCTTGGGTGATGGATCGTCTTGGTCATGTTCGCTTAAAAACCTCCTATTCGTGGAAGACGCTGTTGGATGCTGGTATTGTCTGTGCCGGGGGATCTGATGCTCCAATTGAGGAAATAAACCCACTGCTTGGAATACGAGCTGCGGTAGATCGTCGTGCAAGCTACGACAATCAAGTGTACCAGACTGAAGAACGTCTCTCCGTATATGAAGCCATTTCCTTATATACAAAGGGAAGTGCTTATGCCATTGGGAGAGAGGATTTACAAGGAATGATTGAAACAAATTTCGTTGCTGATTTTACCATTTTGGATCGAGATTTATTCGCCCTTAAACCACATGAATTGGCAGATGCTATGGTAACGATGACGGTAGTAGATGGTGAGATCATGTACCAACGAGTATAA
- a CDS encoding NAD kinase, protein MSNQRRNLYFYYHPNDELEEKLAPLYQLAIENDFNIVDDSKDANIIISVGGDGTFLQAVRKTGFRQDCLYVGIRSKDEAGLYCDFNLDNYNEMVDSMLNAELEVRRFPVIESTVNNESSYCCLNECSVRSTLIKSIVIDVFIDDTYFETFRGDGLIVATPTGSTGYNKSTKGAVVDPKLPCFQVSELASLNNNRYRTLGSSFILGPERTLRLSVRQDGNDYPIIGMDNEAFSIRNIKDITVKLSDKVIKTVKLKNNSYWERVQRTFL, encoded by the coding sequence ATGTCCAATCAACGCAGAAATCTCTATTTTTATTATCATCCAAATGACGAGTTAGAAGAAAAACTTGCACCCTTATATCAGCTTGCGATAGAAAATGATTTTAACATTGTTGATGATTCCAAGGATGCAAATATTATTATATCTGTAGGAGGAGACGGTACATTCCTTCAAGCAGTTAGAAAAACAGGCTTTCGCCAAGACTGCTTGTACGTTGGAATTAGGAGCAAAGATGAGGCTGGACTTTACTGTGACTTTAACCTAGATAATTACAATGAAATGGTCGATTCCATGCTTAATGCCGAACTTGAGGTTCGCCGTTTTCCAGTCATTGAATCGACCGTGAATAATGAATCAAGCTATTGTTGTTTAAACGAGTGCAGCGTCCGCTCCACCCTTATTAAATCGATTGTAATAGATGTATTTATTGACGATACTTACTTTGAAACGTTTCGTGGCGATGGGTTGATCGTGGCAACTCCGACGGGCAGCACGGGCTATAACAAATCGACAAAGGGCGCTGTTGTCGATCCGAAACTGCCTTGCTTTCAAGTAAGCGAGCTTGCCTCACTAAATAATAATCGCTACCGTACACTCGGTTCGTCCTTTATTTTAGGCCCTGAGCGAACACTGAGATTGAGTGTTCGTCAAGACGGTAACGACTACCCAATTATCGGCATGGATAATGAAGCCTTCTCCATCCGTAACATCAAAGACATAACTGTAAAATTAAGTGACAAAGTGATAAAGACAGTGAAATTGAAAAATAACTCCTATTGGGAACGGGTTCAGCGTACCTTTTTATAA
- a CDS encoding class I SAM-dependent methyltransferase gives MKQEQVGKLYEWIDETATIVEMDMNITYLEAVAETLDTLFNGQPFDDISEQLSTKLTNQLVKITKGEYEKEEIRKAVQLAILKGMKGATQQQHLITPDSVAMFMGYIASKLFEGEGKLKLFDPAAGTGNLITSVMNQLELDLTAYGSEVDHTLIQLAVANANLQENPIEFFHQDSLRPFLMEPVDFVFGDLPVGYYPDDVQAKQYNLKAEEDHSYAHHLFIEQGLNYTKAGGYLMFIVPNFLFDSDQSQSLNEHLREEAHIVGMLQLSDSLFKDEKHGKSILILQKKGEKTKPPKQALLVKLPSFKNPDAMADILAQMNQWFSEYKTMKL, from the coding sequence ATGAAACAAGAGCAGGTAGGTAAGTTATATGAATGGATTGATGAGACAGCAACCATTGTCGAAATGGATATGAATATTACGTACTTAGAAGCAGTTGCTGAAACGCTGGATACATTATTTAATGGGCAGCCTTTTGATGATATAAGCGAGCAATTGTCTACTAAATTGACAAACCAGTTAGTGAAAATAACTAAAGGGGAGTACGAGAAAGAAGAAATACGTAAAGCCGTACAACTTGCTATTTTAAAGGGAATGAAGGGTGCAACACAGCAACAACACCTGATAACACCTGATTCTGTAGCCATGTTTATGGGGTATATTGCCTCAAAGTTATTTGAAGGGGAAGGGAAGCTGAAACTGTTTGACCCTGCTGCCGGTACTGGGAACTTAATAACGTCAGTAATGAACCAGCTTGAGCTGGACCTTACAGCCTACGGTAGTGAAGTGGACCATACATTAATTCAATTAGCTGTAGCCAATGCAAATTTACAAGAGAATCCTATTGAGTTTTTCCATCAGGATAGTCTACGCCCGTTCTTAATGGAGCCGGTCGACTTTGTTTTTGGCGATCTTCCAGTGGGGTATTATCCGGATGATGTACAAGCTAAACAATATAACCTAAAAGCTGAAGAAGATCACTCCTATGCCCATCATTTGTTTATTGAACAAGGGCTAAATTATACAAAAGCCGGAGGATATTTAATGTTTATCGTTCCAAATTTCCTCTTCGACAGTGATCAGTCTCAGTCCCTTAACGAGCATCTTAGAGAGGAAGCGCATATTGTTGGAATGCTTCAGCTGTCAGATTCGCTTTTTAAGGACGAAAAGCACGGTAAAAGTATCTTAATTTTGCAGAAGAAAGGTGAGAAAACAAAACCTCCTAAGCAAGCGCTGTTGGTAAAGCTTCCATCCTTTAAGAACCCGGATGCAATGGCAGATATTCTTGCTCAAATGAATCAGTGGTTCAGTGAATATAAAACGATGAAATTGTGA
- a CDS encoding acetate kinase, which yields MNSILAINAGSSSLKFQLIEMPEETVVTKGLIERIGLEDAVFTIEFNGEKDKTVTSIPDHSVAVSLLLDKLTGHGIIQSLDEINGVGHRVVHGGERFSESVLITDDVIKEIEGVSDLAPLHNPANLTGIRAFREVLPNVPHVAVFDTAFHQTMPEQSYLYSLPYEYYEEYGIRKYGFHGTSHKYVTERASEMLGRPVEQLRLLSCHLGNGASIAAIEGGKSIDTSMGFTPLAGVTMGTRSGNIDPALIPFIMDKTGKSASEVMNVLNKESGMLALSGFSSDLRDIEEKASEGDERAELALEVFANRIHKYIGSYASRMHGIDGIIFTAGVGENSTSIRERVLRGLEFMGVYWDPSLNQVRGKEAFVNYPHSPVKVMVIPTNEEVMIARDTVEKGL from the coding sequence TTGAATAGTATTCTTGCGATAAATGCAGGTAGTTCTTCTTTAAAATTTCAATTGATCGAAATGCCTGAAGAAACAGTTGTAACAAAGGGTCTGATTGAACGTATTGGCCTGGAGGACGCTGTCTTTACAATAGAATTTAATGGAGAAAAGGATAAAACGGTAACAAGCATTCCCGATCATAGTGTGGCTGTTTCATTGCTTTTAGATAAGCTTACAGGTCACGGAATTATCCAATCTCTCGATGAAATAAACGGGGTAGGACACCGTGTTGTGCATGGTGGTGAGCGCTTTAGTGAATCTGTCTTGATTACAGATGACGTCATTAAGGAGATTGAAGGTGTATCTGATCTGGCACCACTTCACAATCCTGCTAACTTGACCGGAATTCGTGCTTTTAGGGAAGTATTGCCTAATGTGCCGCATGTCGCTGTATTCGACACAGCTTTCCACCAAACGATGCCGGAACAATCTTATTTATATAGCCTGCCTTATGAATACTACGAAGAGTATGGAATTCGTAAATACGGCTTCCATGGTACGTCACATAAGTATGTCACAGAACGTGCTTCTGAAATGCTTGGTCGTCCAGTAGAACAACTTCGCTTGCTCTCCTGCCATCTTGGGAACGGAGCAAGTATTGCAGCGATTGAAGGTGGAAAGTCGATTGATACATCGATGGGCTTCACACCACTTGCCGGAGTGACTATGGGTACACGTTCGGGGAATATTGACCCTGCCCTCATTCCATTTATCATGGACAAGACGGGTAAATCGGCTAGTGAAGTGATGAATGTATTAAACAAAGAGAGTGGAATGCTTGCGCTTTCAGGTTTCTCAAGTGACTTACGAGATATTGAAGAAAAAGCATCTGAAGGTGATGAGCGTGCAGAACTAGCACTGGAAGTGTTTGCTAACCGGATTCATAAATATATCGGTTCTTACGCTTCTCGTATGCACGGCATTGATGGCATTATTTTTACTGCTGGTGTCGGTGAAAATAGTACATCGATTCGCGAACGTGTGTTAAGAGGCCTAGAGTTTATGGGAGTGTACTGGGATCCTTCTCTAAATCAGGTAAGAGGCAAAGAAGCATTTGTCAATTATCCGCATTCACCTGTTAAAGTGATGGTCATTCCTACGAACGAAGAAGTTATGATTGCTCGTGACACAGTTGAAAAAGGCTTATAA